One Papaver somniferum cultivar HN1 chromosome 10, ASM357369v1, whole genome shotgun sequence genomic window carries:
- the LOC113319483 gene encoding uncharacterized protein LOC113319483 — translation MFSKKLNSQFHIDNGGGEGFDGKRSGVNRGGRKKSHWGFLEEIDAPMWVDLKLESKSMYQDIDDAWFQTTHPFHQCSSHKLIAEFSALQEEQVTSNAGVLGSSSTPELPPSVSKTRGKNYKSKEWKGNDQAKVGDKQHPIKVLNRKIKRVVPGVSHDVKEKASFPNSRHTSSLKTISKPGPLQTKSSSGYTKCTSSLKTTAGSESSSNGSKKPNIIQTKTSFGVSESKPTVKACSVGETSSDSMQAPNSSSSSSSSTGTMVQSCQSQPYSDVRPTQLFGRNSDFFSDVKISLRRSIVTRQASRVEVRDGREIQSSSSSKSSVESPSSSNSDPKDIKRAAGNSITMTIASQHTNQYIRNGTTISKSSSSQCSNLNSKFERERVARQSSYIYQDKPKLKASKTKVSYQADPRRSLRVRNAQEQNSLGLKAKKLLADSGKVYPGAPVGPNRKASVKDDTFKSKLQCPDASTNGLASKDGKGPLEEKADGRIKGKNPKTLAQKKVYFR, via the exons atgttTTCGAAGAAATTAAATTCCCAATTTCATATTGATAATGGCGGTGGTGAAGGGTTTGATGGGAAAAGAAGCGGTGTTAATAGAGGAGGAAGAAAGAAGTCTCATTGGGGTTTTCTG GAAGAAATTGATGCACCAATGTGGGTTGATCTGAAGTTAGAATCAAAATCCATGTACCAAGATAT AGATGATGCTTGGTTTCAAACAACTCACCC GTTCCATCAGTGCTCATCACACAAGTTAATTGCCGAGTTTTCTGCTTTACAAGAAGAGCAGGTAACCTCAAATGCAGGCGTACTCGGGTCATCATCTACTCCTGAGCTTCCCCCTTCGGTGTCAAAGACGAGAGGCAAGAATTACAAGAGTAAGGAATGGAAAGGTAATGATCAAGCTAAAGTTGGGGATAAGCAGCACCCAATCAAGGTTTTGAACCGGAAAATCAAGCGCGTAGTGCCAGGAGTAAGCCATGATGTGAAGGAAAAAGCAAGCTTCCCAAATTCAAGACATACCTCGAGTTTGAAAACAATTTCAAAACCTGGTCCACTCCAAACCAAATCTAGCTCAGGATATACAAAGTGCACCTCGAGTTTGAAGACAACCGCAGGTAGTGAAAGCAGTTCAAATGGATCCAAGAAGCCGAATATTATACAAACCAAGACTAGTTTCGGAGTTTCAGAAAGCAAACCAACTGTAAAAGCATGTTCTGTGGGAGAAACCAGTTCAGACAGCATGCAAGCACCCAATTCTAGTAGCTCGTCAAGTTCAAGCACTGGCACTATGGTTCAAAGTTGTCAATCACAGCCATATTCTGACGTCAGACCTACTCAGTTGTTTGGTCGGAATAGTGATTTTTTTTCTGATGTAAAGATCAGTCTCAGAAGAAGCATCGTTACAAGACAAGCATCGAGGGTGGAAGTCAGGGATGGCAGAGAAATTCAGAGCTCTTCTTCTAGCAAGTCCAGTGTTGAGTCGCCGTCAAGTTCTAACTCTGACCCTAAGGACATTAAGAGAGCTGCAGGCAATAGTATAACCATGACGATTGCTTCTCAACATACGAACCAATACATACGAAATGGGACAACTATTTCCAAGTCATCTAGTAGTCAGTGTTCTAATCTCAATTCTAAGTTTGAGCGTGAACGTGTAGCTCGCCAATCAAGTTATATCTACCAAGATAAACCAAAGCTTAAGGCATCAAAGACAAAG GTTTCTTATCAAGCTGATCCAAGAAGATCATTACGGGTGCGTAACGCACAAGAACAAAATTCACTTGGTTTGAAAGCTAAAAAGCTTTTAGCTGACAGTGGCAAAGTGTATCCTGGTGCGCCAGTTGGCCCAAATCGGAAAGCAAGTGTCAAAGATGATACCTTCAAGAGCAAACTTCAGTGTCCAGATGCTTCGACAAACGGCTTAGCAAGTAAGGATGGCAAAGGGCCACTAGAG GAAAAAGCTGATGGAAGAATCAAAGGAAAAAATCCAAAGACTTTAGCACAGAAGAAGGTTTACTTTCGATAG
- the LOC113315160 gene encoding double-strand break repair protein MRE11-like: MGDSSREDGSDTFRVLVATDCHLGYMEKDEIRRFDSFQSFEEICSIAEQKKVDFLLLGGDLFHENKPSRTTLVKTIEILRRYCLNDQPVQFQVVSDQTVNFANMFGHVNYEDPHFNVGLPVFTIHGNHDDPAGVDNLSAIDILSACNLVNYFGKMVLGGSGVGQITLHPILIRKGSTAVALYGLGNIRDERLNRMFQTPHAVQWMLPEPQEGCQVSDWFNILVLHQNRIKTNPKNAINEHFLPRFLDFVVWGHEHECLVDPQEVPGMGFHITQPGSSVATSLIDGEAKPKHVLLLEIKGNQYRPTKIPLHSVRPFEYAEVVLKDEADIDPNDQASVLEHLDNVVRNLIEKSSGTAVSRSELALPLIRLKIDYSGFMTINPQRFGQKYVGKVANPQDILIFSKAAKKRQAHEGKIDDSERLRPEELNQQNIEALVAESNLKMEILPVNDLDVALHDFVNKDDKNAFYDCLKYNLEETRKQISKEPDTLKFEEEDLILKVGECMQARVKEMSTRSKDGTEATPFSGSFRDTRGKNTAGFGISNSFSDDEDTAQLLSSLRSTARGSKSSAVASRSSQDAFGTSTRGRGTRGRGKGRGSSNLKQTTLDAALTIRRSDRSALVATPSAVPSTENDDDKLDSPSSDEVEEFGVNDVLDSSENEDIPAKGRKRAAPATRARGRGRGRGATSSNKRGRKQDSCSSHKPILTNDDDDDDDDMANRLKKAQPRVTRNYGALRR, encoded by the exons ATGGGTGATTCCTCTAG GGAGGATGGCAGTGACACATTTCGAGTGCTTGTTGCCACTGATTGCCATCTGGGTTATATGGAAAAAGATGAGATACGTCGATTTGATTCGTTTCAGTCCTTTGAGGAAATATGCTCAATTGCGGAGCAGAAAAAG GTGGATTTCTTACTTCTTGGTGGTGATCTTTTCCATGAGAATAAACCTTCAAGAACAACCCTAGTGAAGACGATTGAGATCCTTCGTCGATACTGCCTCAATGATCAGCCCGTGCAATTCCAAGTTGTCAGTGATCAGACAGTGAACTTCGCTAATAT GTTTGGTCATGTGAACTATGAAGATCCCCACTTCAACGTTGGCCTGCCAGTGTTTACCATACATGGAAATCATGATGATCCCGCCGGAGTG GACAATCTGTCTGCTATTGATATACTTTCCGCTTGCAATCTTGTGAACTATTTTGGGAAAATGGTCCTTGGAGGCTCAGGTGTTGGTCAGATAACTCTTCATCCTATTCTTATTCGAAAG GGTTCAACAGCTGTGGCTCTGTATGGTCTTGGAAACATAAGGGATGAACGGCTCAATCGAATGTTTCAG ACACCACATGCTGTACAGTGGATGCTTCCTGAACCTCAAGAAGGGTGTCAAGTGTCAGACTGGTTTAATATTCTCGTTCTTCATCAGAACAG AATAAAGACGAATCCTAAAAATGCAATCAATGAGCATTTTCTGCCACGATTCCTGGATTTTGTCGTGTGGGGGCATGAACATGAGTGCCTTGTTGACCCTCAG GAAGTTCCAGGGATGGGTTTCCATATTACTCAGCCAGGTTCTTCTGTAGCAACCTCTTTAATAGACGGGGAAGCAAAACCTAAGCATGTCCTTCTTCTAGAAATTAAG GGAAATCAGTATCGCCCTACCAAGATACCATTGCATTCAGTCAGACCTTTCGAATATGCTGAG GTTGTGCTAAAGGATGAAGCTGACATTGATCCCAATGATCAAGCATCAGTTCTTGAACATTTGGACAATGTG GTCAGAAATCTGATCGAGAAATCTAGTGGGACGGCTGTGAGTAGATCAGAGCTTGCCCTTCCGTTAATCAGGTTAAAG ATTGACTACTCTGGTTTTATGACAATAAACCCTCAAAGATTTGGGCAGAAATACGTTGGAAAG GTTGCAAATCCACAAGATATTTTAATTTTCTCGAAGGCTGCCAAGAAACGCCAGGCTCATGAAG GTAAGATTGATGATTCCGAACGGCTTCGCCCCGAGGAGTTAAATCAACAAAACATTGAGGCTCTGGTTGCTGAAAGTAATTTG AAAATGGAGATCCTCCCAGTTAATGATTTGGATGTTGCACTGCACGATTTCGTTAACAAGGACGACAAAAACGCATTTTATGATTGCCTGAAATACAATTTGGAAGAAACACGT AAACAAATTTCAAAGGAACCAGATACTCTGAAGTTTGAGGAGGAAGATCTAATTCTTAAAGTCGGAGAGTGCATGCAG GCACGTGTAAAAGAGATGTCGACGCGCTCCAAGGACGGCACAGAGGCCACACCCTTCTCAGGGAGTTTCAGG GATACAAGGGGTAAAAATACAGCTGGATTTGGAATTTCTAATTCCTTCAGTGATGATGAAGACACCGCCCAGCTGTTATCAAGCTTAAGGTCTACTGCAAGAGGCAGCAAATCATCAGCTGTTGCTTCTAGGTCTTCTCAGGATGCTTTTGGAACCTCTACAAGAGGTAGGGGGACCAGGGGAAGGGGTAAAGGAAGAGGATCTAGTAACCTTAAGCAAACAACTCTCGATGCAGCACTGACCATCCGGCGTTCTGATAG ATCTGCTTTAGTTGCTACACCAAGTGCAGTCCCAAGTACTGAGAACGATGATGATAAATTGGATTCTCCTTCTAGTGATGAGGTGGAGGAATTTGGGGTTAATGACGTCCTTGACAGTTCG GAAAACGAAGATATCCCCGCTAAAGGTCGCAAAAGAGCAGCTCCAGCTACAAGAGCAAGAGGAAGAGGTAGAGGTAGGGGCGCTACATCATCTAATAAAAGGGGACGGAAACAGGATTCTTGTTCTAGTCACAAACCAATCTTGACTAATGATGAtgacgacgatgatgatgatatggCTAACAGGTTGAAGAAGGCTCAACCTCGG GTAACAAGGAATTATGGCGCTCTAAGGAGATGA
- the LOC113315068 gene encoding uncharacterized protein LOC113315068 translates to MSISSSLCSSPNLIQKPPFNSITKKTCQVNSYGFLRCNQLLQFRYTETRSIQLPIKRCSDFSGLSIKQFPIGRKLGLSVCAENGEGEEKKDVVDEAEEARGQSTMPSRFRYLTKEAPDRPVRWPWLIALAFLIYAWRSVLWELSNWKKAVVGIASFTAYLSKLALAIVYHFFGDPITAVLGFFETSLCSVRYMYSDIVAAAPVPELMVIILLTSAVLAIAEAPVPNSINCQSYLISVAGFIGLAAVKSFIPESLFWVFLVGLFCFSKFVKKKDNVSSAMPVAAVLTAVGEPWVRALVMTLFTSLAIYHHSNMKKSLPEESAEVEVASSVRKLPVPLVGAALAIGIHLAAKWVRYRHLTWMIV, encoded by the exons ATgtcgatttcttcttctctatgtTCATCTCCAAACTTAATTCAGAAACCACCATTCAATTCAATTACTAAGAAAACTTGTCAGGTTAATTCTTATGGGTTTCTTCGTTGTAATCAACTTCTTCAGTTTCGTTATACTGAGACTAGAAGTATTCAACTACCAATAAAACGTTGTTCTGATTTTTCTGGGTTGTCAATTAAACAGTTCCCTATTGGGAGAAAACTAGGGCTCAGTGTTTGTGCAGAGAATGGAGAAGGAGAGGAAAAGaaggatgttgttgatgaagctgAAGAAGCTAGAGGACAAAGTACAATGCCTTCTAGGTTTAGATATTTGACTAAAGAAGCTCCAGATCGTCCTGTCAGATGGCCATGGTTGATTG CCCTGGCATTCCTCATTTACGCATGGCGATCAGTGTTATGGGAACTTTCTAACTGGAAAAAAGCTGTTGTGGGCATTGCCAGCTTCACCGCTTACCTTTCTAAACTTGCCTTGGCAATTGTATATCATTTCTTCGGTGATCCAATTACTGCAGTTCTTGGATTTTTCGAGACATCACTCTGCAGTGTTCGATACATGTACTCGGATATAGTTGCAGCAGCCCCTGTTCCAGAGCTAATGGTAATCATTCTCTTAACATCAGCAGTGCTAGCTATCGCAGAAGCCCCTGTACCAAACTCCATAAATTGCCAATCTTATCTCATATCCGTGGCTGGCTTTATTGGGTTAGCAGCTGTGAAGAGTTTCATCCCCGAGTCACTCTTCTGGGTGTTCCTTGTAGGACTATTCTGTTTCTCAAAGTTTGTTAAGAAGAAAGATAATGTCTCATCTGCAATGCCAGTCGCTGCAGTGTTGACCGCTGTAGGTGAGCCATGGGTGAGAGCTCTGGTGATGACTTTGTTTACCTCTCTCGCCATATATCACCACTCAAACATGAAGAAGAGTCTTCCAGAAGAATCTGCAGAAGTTGAAGTTGCAAGTTCTGTTCGAAAACTTCCAGTGCCGCTGGTGGGTGCGGCTTTGGCCATCGGTATCCATCTTGCTGCCAAATGGGTTCGTTACCGGCACTTGACTTGGATGATCGTATGA
- the LOC113315697 gene encoding uncharacterized protein LOC113315697, translating into MWFIWKSRCELIFNNRRCSSTSLKYRILTYCNENKIHINQSASTVQVDRSLIGRNKANRNNNRWIPPPRGKLKINIDASILPDHIIAIIAVIIRDFTGRMVEAWTLVERARDVAQAEAVAVLKALQWIVQLQIQNVIAEGDNKEVMESVSGPQITTRWEDVNIIRDCQHLVKCLGNVQVCFRNRKCNQVADLLAKFARNNNCTRKWSSELPLCVESRLESEKGVM; encoded by the coding sequence ATGTGGTTCATCTGGAAATCCAGATGTGAGCTCATCTTTAACAACAGGAGATGCTCTAGCACAAGCCTAAAGTACAGGATTCTAACTTATTGCAATGAGAATAAAATTCACATAAATCAGTCTGCAAGTACAGTCCAAGTAGATAGAAGTTTGATAGGCAGAAATAAAGCTAATAGAAATAACAATAGATGGATACCCCCTCCTAgaggaaaattaaaaattaacattGATGCTTCTATTTTACCTGATCATATTATTGCTATTATTGCTGTAATCATAAGAGATTTTACAGGGAGGATGGTGGAAGCCTGGACGCTGGTAGAAAGAGCCAGAGATGTAGCTCAAGCTGAAGCAGTGGCAGTGCTTAAAGCTTTACAGTGGATTGTCCAGTTGCAGATTCAGAATGTCATAGCGGAGGGAGACAATAAAGAAGTAATGGAAAGTGTTAGTGGTCCTCAGATTACTACCAGATGGGAGGATGTTAATATTATCAGAGATTGTCAACATCTAGTTAAGTGTTTAGGAAATGTTCAAGTTTGTTTTAGAAATAGGAAATGCAACCAAGTAGCTGATCTACTTGCTAAGTTTGCcagaaataacaattgtactaGGAAATGGAGTTCTGAACTCCCTTTGTGTGTTGAGTCTAGATTAGAGAGTGAAAAAGGAGTGATGTAA